The proteins below are encoded in one region of Methanosarcina barkeri 3:
- a CDS encoding DUF4430 domain-containing protein gives MIGTAAAQPAEIFNGTVELEDGTFTFVPSNNLSASYQVETLTDHGVLDAASSDETSGFTYNASDEYYEDYGSFYLTDINGVQDNYGASTSWFVYINGELAPLGLSQNVIKDGDQVTFLYAPYEYTANEAIVDTANASYIVDIKVEVEDALASIEDLQGYIDNLNTPPLTKCILTASLESVVYSLENGRDQIAIIKLQCFKNIVQRQENRGNLSSEEAEYIINEADNVIELIQSS, from the coding sequence ATGATTGGTACGGCGGCAGCACAACCTGCTGAAATCTTTAATGGAACTGTCGAGTTGGAAGACGGTACATTTACTTTCGTTCCATCAAACAATCTTTCTGCCAGTTATCAGGTGGAGACCCTGACAGACCATGGTGTACTTGATGCGGCTTCAAGTGATGAGACAAGCGGATTCACATATAATGCATCTGACGAGTACTATGAGGACTATGGTTCTTTTTACCTTACTGATATTAACGGAGTACAAGATAATTATGGAGCAAGTACATCATGGTTTGTTTACATAAACGGTGAGCTTGCTCCACTGGGACTCAGTCAGAACGTAATTAAAGACGGTGATCAGGTTACATTCCTGTATGCTCCTTACGAATATACAGCTAATGAGGCCATTGTGGATACAGCAAATGCGTCATATATTGTTGATATAAAAGTAGAAGTTGAAGATGCATTAGCATCTATTGAAGATCTCCAGGGATACATTGATAATCTTAACACTCCCCCTCTAACAAAATGTATTCTTACAGCAAGCCTTGAAAGTGTAGTTTATTCACTGGAAAATGGCCGGGATCAGATAGCCATCATTAAACTCCAGTGCTTTAAGAATATTGTCCAAAGGCAGGAAAATAGGGGCAATCTTTCTTCCGAAGAAGCAGAATACATTATTAATGAAGCAGACAACGTTATTGAACTGATACAATCCTCCTGA
- a CDS encoding PKD domain-containing protein: MIKYKELKINRIISITLLVITFFSLFEVVPCFAAEIRIDPAGTADNYTVNLTVANSTGNDSEVNTDYTTVKEASSESEWLEFQKDSSNSGYTFSSAPTRDPKIIWQSLTSSKQEPCGSGGVNVPPLISGNKIFVTSGNASVWAFNKDTGSLIWSKELGGGLVQTATPALGDGKLFVPTLEGDLYALDPETGNKLWKTHVTDSSFECPITYYDHKLYIGDGLEGGNGTKYYYCYDDSGNLIWKHENTKTSGFIWSGAVVVGNYLVYPVFEGKLVCLEKDTGTFVDEVDFSKSSDVSFALTDPGMFRSSVTYADGALYTSSERGQEKGYCFKVGFNPDTGQFLNSGWAASIGFSTSTPVVYKGRVYVGHGEHGESGSMFCLNDSDGAVIWETPVSGGIKSSPVVSVKNGKPYIYFTEAIVDGSIYCLNPDGTLAWHYNPPADSAYTLQGAALSEDKVYYGTDNGYLYCIGQGEALSPVANFSSDKQTGSFPLIVSFRDTSFNANKFFWDFGDGNTSTEVNPVHTYITAGNYTVTLTAKNENGEDTKVAKDYIYGNKAPTTWQVKDGESIQAAINAANSGDIIQVYSGEYPEVLTVNKTLTLKGIGAPVLKASGFKDVSGVTISADNVEFSGFKITGTEEMCFAISISAEGTLIEDNLIDDCAEGVWLKEIGNTLLKNNISNCWDFAAVLDSTGGNRIYQNTFINNNGRKMGGSSDHISGGSGSFFQSSEPVEYVWNGAKLTGYMGNYYDDYTGKDSNGDGIGNTAYTADAGADKYPLVLPFSNYVKEQENETIPEDSWFQFHGKVDHLGYSESGPKTNRTEWVSKDIDAISSSSPVIAGGKVFVICGPGSMSDSTDDIPQLVALDESSGDITWKVSIPATVYGSWASPAYDNGMVFTATGPELGCYNAKTGEKLWSFDDTHGSQGVVGSGPAIADGKVIFNDWDGSRYYCLDEYTGDLLWSFKVRGDAQSVPAYADGKFYLTSWEYGSSYQGHAYCVDATTGKQLWHTNNIVESLCGSPAYKDGILYLTTYSFYGNGDLLALNAVDGKIIWRQTIERSDSTPAFAYGNVYVCGGASGYSNLQTYCFNATTGSPVWSTPSKTTDNGGIGGWTCSVAVADGLVYVGSEGSGYFGYENLYALDAFTGDIVWHAPYAGSSPALSDGMLFSIGGDQKVYAFKDSSISPVANFTVNVTSGTAPLDVQFTDASTGTVSSYAWDFNNDGNVDSSKRNPSYTYGTAGTYTVNLTVTGSGGSDSEVKTGYIKVTGSSPAKPVAAFSASPASGKTPLTVAFTDTSTGTPTKWKWSFGDGTTSTQQNPKHKYSKAGKYTVTLTVTNAKGSNTATETDYIKVISKPAANFTGSVTSGKAPLNVKFTDTSTGTASGWIWDFGDGSRSFVENPVHKYSKAGTYTVSLTVKNAAGRDTVTKTEYIKIISKPAANFTSSITSGKAPLNVKFTDTSTGTASGWIWDFGDGSKSFVENPTHKYSKAGTYTVNLTVKNAAGRNTVTKTDYIKVVTKTVA, translated from the coding sequence TTGATAAAGTACAAAGAATTGAAAATTAACAGGATTATATCCATAACGTTATTAGTTATAACATTTTTCAGCTTGTTTGAGGTTGTACCTTGTTTTGCAGCAGAGATCAGAATAGATCCAGCTGGTACAGCCGATAATTACACCGTCAATCTTACAGTTGCCAATTCAACAGGGAACGATTCCGAAGTAAACACTGACTATACCACGGTAAAAGAAGCAAGCTCTGAATCCGAATGGTTGGAGTTCCAGAAGGACAGCTCCAATAGCGGGTACACTTTTAGCTCTGCTCCAACCAGGGATCCAAAAATCATCTGGCAGAGCCTGACTTCTTCAAAACAGGAACCCTGTGGGAGCGGGGGTGTCAATGTCCCGCCACTGATTTCAGGAAACAAAATTTTCGTAACTTCAGGCAATGCCTCTGTCTGGGCTTTTAACAAAGATACCGGATCTCTTATCTGGTCAAAGGAACTTGGTGGTGGTCTGGTACAGACAGCGACTCCTGCTCTGGGAGATGGAAAACTCTTTGTCCCTACCCTTGAAGGAGATCTCTATGCTCTTGATCCAGAAACTGGAAATAAACTATGGAAAACACATGTAACAGACAGCAGCTTTGAGTGTCCCATTACCTATTATGACCATAAGCTATACATCGGAGACGGTCTTGAAGGAGGAAACGGGACTAAATACTACTACTGTTACGATGACAGCGGGAATTTAATCTGGAAGCACGAAAATACAAAAACTTCCGGCTTTATCTGGAGTGGGGCAGTAGTTGTTGGGAACTACCTGGTCTACCCTGTATTCGAAGGTAAACTGGTTTGTCTCGAAAAAGACACCGGTACCTTTGTAGATGAGGTTGATTTCAGTAAGAGTTCAGACGTATCCTTTGCACTAACAGATCCTGGAATGTTCAGAAGTTCTGTAACCTATGCTGACGGGGCCCTGTACACATCCTCCGAAAGAGGGCAGGAAAAAGGCTACTGTTTCAAAGTAGGTTTTAACCCTGACACAGGCCAGTTCCTTAACAGCGGTTGGGCAGCCTCAATAGGATTTTCAACCTCAACTCCGGTCGTATATAAAGGCAGGGTTTACGTGGGGCACGGTGAACACGGGGAATCCGGGTCCATGTTCTGCCTGAATGATTCCGATGGAGCGGTAATCTGGGAAACACCAGTCAGCGGAGGTATAAAGTCTTCTCCTGTTGTTTCAGTCAAAAATGGAAAACCTTATATTTATTTCACTGAAGCCATCGTCGACGGTTCTATTTACTGCCTGAATCCTGATGGAACTCTTGCCTGGCACTACAACCCACCTGCAGATTCTGCATATACCTTACAGGGTGCAGCTCTTTCCGAAGACAAGGTCTACTACGGAACTGATAACGGGTACCTGTACTGCATAGGACAGGGCGAAGCCCTTTCTCCGGTGGCAAACTTCAGTTCGGACAAACAGACAGGTTCCTTCCCATTGATTGTTTCCTTCAGGGATACGTCCTTCAACGCCAATAAATTCTTCTGGGATTTCGGAGACGGAAACACTTCAACCGAAGTAAATCCGGTTCATACCTATATCACAGCCGGAAACTATACCGTAACCCTCACCGCTAAAAACGAGAACGGTGAAGATACGAAAGTTGCCAAAGACTATATCTATGGAAACAAAGCACCAACTACCTGGCAGGTCAAAGATGGGGAGTCCATACAGGCAGCTATTAATGCAGCAAATTCAGGGGATATAATACAGGTTTATTCTGGAGAATATCCGGAAGTTTTGACCGTTAACAAGACTCTGACCCTTAAAGGTATCGGGGCCCCTGTCCTGAAAGCCTCGGGTTTCAAAGACGTTTCCGGCGTAACTATCAGCGCTGACAATGTGGAGTTCAGCGGTTTTAAAATCACAGGGACCGAAGAGATGTGCTTTGCGATCAGTATTTCGGCAGAAGGTACTCTGATAGAGGATAACCTGATCGATGACTGCGCTGAAGGTGTATGGTTAAAGGAGATTGGAAATACTCTTCTGAAAAATAACATCTCCAATTGCTGGGACTTTGCAGCCGTTCTTGATAGCACAGGAGGCAACAGGATCTACCAGAATACCTTCATTAACAACAACGGCAGGAAAATGGGAGGTTCAAGCGATCATATATCCGGAGGGTCAGGTTCATTCTTCCAGAGTTCCGAACCCGTTGAATATGTATGGAATGGAGCAAAACTGACAGGGTATATGGGTAATTACTACGATGACTATACCGGAAAAGATTCAAATGGAGATGGAATAGGGAATACGGCTTATACTGCTGATGCAGGAGCCGACAAGTATCCGCTAGTGCTTCCTTTCTCCAATTATGTTAAAGAACAGGAAAATGAAACTATCCCTGAGGACTCCTGGTTCCAGTTCCACGGGAAAGTAGACCATCTTGGCTATTCTGAAAGCGGGCCCAAAACAAACCGGACTGAATGGGTAAGTAAAGACATTGATGCTATTAGCAGTTCTTCCCCGGTAATTGCCGGAGGAAAAGTCTTTGTTATATGCGGTCCTGGATCAATGAGCGATAGCACAGACGATATTCCCCAGTTAGTTGCCCTTGACGAGTCTTCAGGAGACATAACCTGGAAAGTCAGCATTCCTGCAACCGTATACGGTTCCTGGGCCTCTCCTGCTTACGATAACGGCATGGTATTTACGGCCACTGGGCCTGAACTTGGCTGTTACAATGCAAAAACAGGAGAAAAACTCTGGAGCTTTGACGATACGCATGGATCTCAAGGTGTGGTCGGTAGTGGGCCTGCTATTGCTGACGGTAAGGTGATCTTCAACGATTGGGACGGAAGCCGTTATTACTGTCTTGATGAGTACACCGGAGATCTGCTCTGGAGTTTTAAAGTAAGAGGAGACGCTCAGTCAGTACCTGCCTATGCGGATGGGAAATTTTACCTGACAAGCTGGGAATACGGCTCTTCCTACCAAGGGCATGCTTACTGTGTGGATGCAACAACCGGAAAACAGCTATGGCACACTAATAATATCGTTGAGAGTTTATGCGGTTCTCCGGCTTACAAGGACGGCATCCTTTACCTGACAACTTACAGTTTCTATGGAAATGGAGATCTTCTTGCCTTAAACGCAGTTGACGGTAAGATAATCTGGAGACAGACCATTGAAAGATCAGATTCAACTCCTGCTTTTGCCTATGGAAATGTCTATGTTTGCGGAGGAGCAAGTGGCTATAGCAATTTGCAAACTTACTGCTTCAATGCGACTACAGGTTCACCTGTCTGGTCAACACCTTCAAAGACAACAGATAACGGAGGGATCGGAGGTTGGACTTGCTCGGTAGCTGTTGCAGATGGGCTCGTTTACGTGGGAAGCGAAGGATCTGGGTACTTCGGTTATGAAAACCTTTATGCTCTGGACGCTTTCACTGGTGATATTGTCTGGCATGCTCCCTATGCCGGTTCTTCTCCTGCACTTTCAGACGGGATGCTTTTCAGTATAGGAGGCGACCAGAAAGTCTATGCCTTCAAGGACTCTTCTATCTCACCGGTTGCAAATTTCACAGTCAATGTGACCAGTGGCACTGCTCCTCTTGACGTTCAGTTTACAGACGCTTCAACTGGCACCGTATCTTCGTATGCATGGGACTTCAATAATGATGGTAATGTAGACAGCTCCAAGCGGAACCCTTCGTATACTTACGGTACTGCAGGCACGTACACTGTAAACCTTACGGTAACCGGATCTGGTGGGAGTGATTCTGAAGTAAAAACCGGATACATTAAAGTTACTGGTTCATCTCCAGCAAAGCCAGTAGCTGCTTTTTCAGCCTCTCCTGCTTCAGGAAAAACGCCATTAACAGTTGCCTTTACTGACACAAGTACAGGAACACCGACTAAATGGAAATGGAGTTTTGGAGACGGGACAACTTCAACTCAGCAGAATCCAAAGCATAAGTATTCCAAAGCCGGAAAGTATACGGTGACACTTACAGTTACCAATGCTAAAGGCAGCAACACTGCAACAGAAACCGATTATATAAAAGTGATATCAAAACCTGCTGCAAACTTTACCGGCAGTGTTACGTCCGGAAAAGCGCCATTGAACGTTAAATTTACTGACACAAGTACAGGTACAGCTTCTGGATGGATCTGGGACTTTGGAGATGGGTCAAGGTCATTCGTCGAAAATCCAGTTCATAAGTATTCCAAGGCAGGAACATATACTGTTAGCTTAACAGTAAAGAATGCTGCAGGACGTGACACAGTAACAAAAACGGAATATATAAAAATCATATCAAAACCTGCTGCAAACTTCACCAGCAGTATTACGTCTGGAAAAGCACCATTGAACGTTAAATTTACTGATACAAGCACAGGTACAGCTTCTGGCTGGATCTGGGACTTTGGAGACGGATCAAAGTCATTTGTCGAGAATCCGACTCATAAGTATAGTAAAGCAGGAACATATACTGTTAACTTGACAGTAAAGAATGCTGCAGGACGTAACACGGTAACAAAAACCGACTATATAAAAGTTGTAACAAAAACAGTTGCTTAA
- a CDS encoding nitrous oxide reductase family maturation protein NosD: MKTIIKSMTKNRAQNKAQNRIQNIAKHGLVLSIFLILLFAFVGSASAQTIDVNPGDNILSKINEAQAGDVLYFNPGTYDINQVLFISDKPLSFIGAGADKVTFNFIDYNALNFDLSNIETAHDILIENISFSSSTTRWVEIRGSDYDSTNVIIRNCIFKGVYLSSIILNNVEYSNNVFVNGSSSCGVDNVQGKLILTENQFDNCYCYAGRVNNGGVITGNTFTNVTSNYAVSIGKGGNDITFSDNVISHCTSADGYGGLLIDPKSNGNIITGNTFDSNSVGITFNLKSGKTGTGNKVYHNNFINNTVNINDGSPAGSVQYISSTVKYSYKNESYTSSLGNYYNDYTGADADNNGICDTPYAIGSGSDTAPLMGKITVDGNDIIIEALPITSAPIADFTATPTSGDAPLTVNFTDTSTGNVSSYSWDFDNDGTVDSTEQNPVYTYIDAGNYTVSLTVTNSIDSNSTVKTDYITVSENSTPSEPPISAFLADVTNGTAPLTVKFTDQSTGNISSYSWDFNNDGIVDSTEQSPSYTYGTAGTYTVNLTVTGPGGSDSEVKTGYIKVIVSSPGKPVAAFSASSASGKTPLTVAFTDKSSNMPTKWKWSFGDGTSSTIQNPKHKYSKAGKYTVTLTVTNAKGSNTITETDYVKVISKPAANFTSSVTSGKAPLNVKFTDASTGIPTGWIWDFGDGSRSFVENPIHKYSKAGTYTVNLTVKNAAGRNTVTKTELISVISKPVANFTSSVTSGKAPLNVKFTDTSTGTASGWIWEFGDGSKSFIENPTHKYSKAGTYTVNLTVKNVVGRNTVAKTDYIKVTTNTKSGTYSENE, from the coding sequence ATGAAAACAATTATAAAAAGTATGACAAAAAATAGAGCCCAAAATAAAGCACAAAACAGAATACAAAATATTGCCAAACATGGCCTTGTTTTAAGTATATTCCTTATCCTGTTGTTTGCCTTTGTTGGTTCTGCTTCGGCACAAACTATTGATGTCAATCCTGGAGATAATATTCTCTCAAAAATTAATGAAGCACAGGCTGGAGATGTCTTATACTTCAACCCTGGAACGTATGACATAAATCAGGTTTTATTTATATCCGACAAACCTCTATCTTTTATAGGTGCAGGTGCAGATAAAGTAACCTTTAATTTTATTGATTACAATGCGCTAAATTTTGACTTATCTAATATTGAAACTGCCCATGATATCCTGATTGAGAACATAAGCTTTTCATCGTCCACTACGAGATGGGTTGAAATCCGTGGATCAGATTATGACTCTACCAATGTTATAATCAGAAACTGTATATTCAAAGGTGTGTATTTAAGTTCAATTATCCTGAATAATGTTGAATATTCAAATAATGTTTTCGTTAACGGATCCTCTTCATGCGGTGTTGATAATGTCCAAGGGAAACTGATCCTTACCGAAAACCAGTTTGATAATTGTTATTGTTATGCGGGCAGGGTAAATAACGGCGGTGTGATTACAGGTAACACCTTTACAAACGTTACTTCTAACTATGCAGTTAGTATTGGCAAGGGAGGAAACGACATAACATTCAGTGATAATGTCATTTCACACTGTACCAGTGCTGATGGTTATGGAGGTTTACTTATAGATCCTAAAAGTAATGGCAATATTATTACTGGAAACACCTTTGACTCCAATTCTGTAGGGATTACTTTTAACTTGAAAAGCGGAAAAACTGGCACTGGCAATAAGGTTTACCACAACAACTTCATTAACAACACCGTCAACATCAATGACGGTTCACCGGCCGGCTCCGTCCAGTATATCAGTAGCACTGTAAAGTACAGCTACAAAAACGAGTCCTACACCTCCTCTCTAGGCAACTACTATAACGACTACACAGGCGCAGATGCTGATAACAACGGAATCTGTGATACTCCTTATGCAATTGGTTCCGGAAGTGACACTGCACCCCTTATGGGTAAAATCACAGTTGACGGAAATGATATAATAATTGAAGCACTACCGATTACTTCCGCTCCAATTGCTGATTTTACAGCAACACCGACTTCTGGAGACGCTCCTCTTACTGTCAACTTCACTGATACTTCAACCGGTAATGTCTCTTCTTATTCATGGGATTTTGATAACGACGGTACTGTTGACAGTACGGAACAAAACCCTGTATATACCTATATTGACGCAGGCAACTACACTGTTAGCCTTACAGTCACAAATTCCATTGACAGCAACAGCACTGTAAAGACTGACTATATCACTGTTTCTGAAAACTCAACACCTTCTGAACCGCCAATTTCTGCATTTCTAGCTGATGTGACGAACGGTACTGCTCCTCTTACTGTCAAGTTTACAGACCAGTCAACTGGCAATATCTCATCGTATTCATGGGATTTTAATAACGATGGCATTGTAGATAGCACCGAACAAAGCCCTTCCTATACTTACGGTACTGCCGGCACGTACACTGTCAACCTCACTGTAACCGGACCTGGTGGAAGCGATTCTGAAGTAAAAACCGGGTACATTAAAGTCATTGTTTCATCTCCCGGAAAGCCAGTAGCTGCTTTTTCAGCATCTTCTGCTTCAGGAAAAACACCATTAACAGTTGCTTTTACTGACAAGAGTAGTAACATGCCTACTAAATGGAAATGGAGTTTTGGAGACGGAACATCGTCCACAATCCAGAATCCAAAGCATAAGTATTCTAAAGCAGGAAAGTATACGGTAACACTCACTGTTACCAATGCTAAGGGTAGTAATACGATTACAGAAACCGATTATGTAAAAGTGATCTCAAAACCTGCTGCAAACTTTACCAGCAGTGTAACGTCAGGAAAAGCTCCATTGAACGTTAAATTTACTGATGCAAGCACAGGAATTCCTACTGGCTGGATCTGGGATTTTGGAGACGGATCAAGATCATTTGTCGAGAATCCGATTCATAAATATTCTAAGGCTGGAACATATACTGTTAACTTGACAGTAAAGAACGCTGCAGGACGTAACACAGTAACCAAAACAGAACTTATAAGCGTAATATCAAAACCTGTTGCAAATTTCACCAGCAGTGTAACGTCAGGAAAAGCACCATTAAATGTTAAATTTACTGATACAAGTACAGGTACGGCTTCTGGCTGGATCTGGGAGTTTGGAGACGGATCAAAGTCATTTATCGAGAATCCGACTCATAAGTATTCCAAGGCAGGAACATATACTGTTAACTTGACAGTAAAGAACGTTGTAGGCAGGAACACGGTAGCAAAAACCGACTACATAAAAGTGACAACAAATACGAAATCTGGGACGTATTCTGAAAACGAATAA